A window of the Motilibacter aurantiacus genome harbors these coding sequences:
- a CDS encoding DMT family transporter, translating to MGKLLLLPGAILAEVSGSLALKAALDQPAWYALVVAGYLSAFVLLGAVLRSGMALGVAYGVWGACGVALTAVLGAVLFDEPVTLLMSFGIAIVIAGVLLVELGSQATQPDRKPEP from the coding sequence GTGGGAAAGTTGCTGCTCCTTCCCGGAGCCATCCTCGCCGAGGTGAGCGGGTCGCTCGCGCTGAAGGCCGCGCTCGACCAGCCGGCCTGGTACGCGCTCGTGGTAGCGGGCTACCTGTCGGCTTTCGTCCTCCTCGGCGCAGTCCTGCGCTCCGGCATGGCGCTCGGGGTGGCGTACGGGGTCTGGGGTGCCTGCGGTGTCGCCCTGACCGCGGTGCTCGGAGCGGTGCTGTTCGACGAGCCCGTGACCCTGCTCATGTCCTTCGGGATCGCGATCGTCATCGCGGGCGTGCTGCTGGTCGAGCTCGGGTCCCAGGCTACGCAGCCCGACAGGAAGCCCGAGCCTTGA
- a CDS encoding DMT family transporter encodes MAYLFLALAILAEVAGTASLRMSVQGHKAWYAAVAAGYLAAFLLLSGALSRGIGIGVAYGVWAAAGVALTAIVSRLAFHERLNRTMTAGIGLIVLGVLLIELGAAH; translated from the coding sequence ATGGCCTACCTGTTCCTCGCGCTCGCGATCCTCGCCGAGGTGGCCGGCACGGCCTCGCTGCGGATGTCCGTCCAGGGGCACAAGGCGTGGTACGCCGCCGTCGCAGCGGGCTATCTGGCCGCGTTCCTGCTGCTGAGCGGGGCGCTGTCGCGCGGGATCGGGATCGGGGTGGCCTACGGGGTCTGGGCCGCGGCCGGCGTCGCCCTGACAGCGATCGTCAGCAGGCTCGCGTTCCACGAGCGGCTGAACCGCACGATGACCGCCGGCATCGGCCTGATCGTCCTCGGGGTCCTGCTGATCGAGCTCGGCGCGGCGCACTGA